One window from the genome of Leucobacter aridicollis encodes:
- a CDS encoding sensor histidine kinase, translating to MTQLRDFGNHWADVSLRTKITIVTVFILFLGLIVAGVGTFSVLRPILINQQSAELAQIRNDPSVVLAPGADTQQLTQDDVTAANGRYYVAVLDPNGEVRFDNSRDRRPGSLPDVERLGFSLKVAAAHEASSATPEDILSADGTRWRAVVTMLYVEDASGQKHASGALLIADSTTIINQLVAQYVIVFTGFGIAVILLGAALTRILITTTLLPLAEVEQTALEISRGDFSKRILVASPHTEVGHLGDSLNVMLDRLDGSLEDRERTIERMRRFVGDASHELRTPLVSVRGYAELYRMGALQTPEQVSQAMERIEKEAIRMTSLVEDLLALARLDERRPLELAPLPLNQLAKDAALDARAGAPDREISVVEDPHNPQALGDENKIRQLITNLIGNAKQHTPEGSPIEIIVSALPAPEQPVEVAPVDQSPSKRNGGSSPATGSTGVIKAVQPQAMTRFEIVDHGEGIPEQVREKIFGRFWRADSSRNRETGGSGLGLAIVKSIVEAHKGTVSVHDTPGGGATFRVDLPAATPADSPAVQKTDAEA from the coding sequence GTGACACAGCTGCGCGACTTCGGGAACCATTGGGCGGACGTCTCACTCCGGACGAAAATCACCATCGTCACGGTGTTCATCCTCTTCCTTGGACTCATCGTCGCGGGGGTGGGCACCTTCTCGGTGCTCCGCCCCATTCTCATCAACCAGCAGAGCGCCGAGCTTGCCCAAATCAGGAACGACCCCTCGGTGGTGCTTGCGCCCGGGGCAGACACCCAGCAGCTCACGCAAGACGACGTCACTGCGGCAAACGGGCGCTACTACGTTGCCGTCCTCGACCCGAACGGCGAGGTACGCTTCGACAACTCGCGGGACCGCCGACCCGGGTCACTCCCCGACGTCGAGCGACTAGGCTTCTCACTCAAGGTCGCTGCCGCACACGAGGCGTCCTCGGCAACGCCTGAGGACATTCTGAGCGCCGACGGTACAAGGTGGCGCGCGGTCGTGACGATGCTGTACGTCGAAGACGCATCCGGCCAGAAGCACGCCTCCGGCGCCCTTCTCATCGCCGACTCGACGACAATCATCAACCAGCTCGTTGCGCAGTACGTGATCGTGTTCACTGGGTTTGGTATCGCGGTGATCCTGCTCGGCGCCGCGCTCACGCGCATCCTCATCACGACGACGCTGCTCCCGCTCGCAGAAGTCGAGCAGACAGCCCTCGAGATCTCGCGCGGCGACTTCTCGAAGCGGATCCTTGTCGCGAGCCCGCACACGGAAGTCGGCCACCTTGGTGATTCTCTCAACGTCATGCTCGACAGGCTCGACGGCTCCCTTGAGGACCGTGAGCGAACTATCGAGCGCATGCGCCGATTCGTTGGGGACGCAAGCCACGAGCTGCGCACGCCGCTCGTGTCCGTCCGCGGCTACGCCGAGCTGTACCGCATGGGGGCTCTGCAGACGCCCGAGCAGGTGAGCCAGGCAATGGAGCGGATCGAGAAAGAAGCGATCCGGATGACGTCTCTCGTTGAAGACCTCCTCGCGCTCGCTCGACTCGACGAACGCCGGCCGCTCGAGCTCGCTCCCCTGCCCCTCAATCAGCTTGCCAAAGACGCGGCCCTCGACGCGCGCGCAGGGGCGCCCGACCGCGAGATCAGCGTCGTCGAAGATCCACACAATCCGCAGGCACTTGGCGACGAGAACAAGATTCGCCAGCTCATCACGAACCTCATCGGCAACGCAAAACAGCACACGCCGGAAGGCAGCCCGATCGAGATTATCGTGAGCGCGCTCCCCGCCCCGGAGCAACCGGTTGAAGTTGCCCCCGTGGATCAGTCACCGTCGAAGCGAAACGGTGGGTCCTCGCCCGCGACAGGTAGCACCGGCGTGATCAAGGCAGTGCAGCCGCAGGCGATGACGCGCTTCGAAATCGTTGACCACGGCGAGGGTATCCCCGAGCAGGTTCGCGAGAAGATCTTCGGAAGATTCTGGCGCGCTGACAGCTCGCGAAACCGCGAGACTGGCGGCTCGGGCCTCGGCCTCGCGATCGTGAAGTCGATCGTCGAGGCGCACAAGGGAACTGTGTCGGTGCACGACACCCCAGGCGGCGGCGCGACATTCAGGGTCGACCTGCCTGCGGCAACTCCCGCAGATTCACCCGCCGTCCAGAAGACTGACGCGGAGGCCTAG
- a CDS encoding GntR family transcriptional regulator, with protein MQSPVAPGSLDRFADAPLWQQLSSALREEIDAGRLLPDQALPSESELINRYGVSRTVVREALADLVRAGLIYKVRARGSFVSPRRPELKFVGSMMGSSADLEATGRIITTKVIHFETDIADAKLAEELQIGVGDPVIRLRRLRFVDTAPWLLVDTVLPEQRFPNLARANLENQSLYDHLRRHYGVHPSGADRWISAVNPSGEDAKLLQLRPEDPILAIDSIAWDAQGVPFERYHALHRSDGNRFYLGIR; from the coding sequence ATGCAGAGTCCAGTCGCACCAGGGTCACTCGACCGCTTCGCGGACGCGCCCCTGTGGCAGCAGCTCTCAAGCGCTCTCAGGGAGGAAATTGACGCAGGGCGCCTCCTCCCCGACCAAGCGCTGCCCTCGGAATCAGAGCTCATCAATCGCTACGGCGTGTCTCGCACCGTCGTGAGAGAGGCACTCGCGGACCTCGTGCGTGCCGGCCTCATCTACAAAGTTCGGGCCCGGGGTTCGTTCGTCTCACCACGCCGCCCAGAACTGAAGTTTGTGGGGTCGATGATGGGATCCTCAGCCGACCTCGAAGCGACCGGACGCATCATCACCACCAAGGTCATTCACTTCGAGACCGATATCGCCGACGCGAAGCTCGCGGAAGAGCTCCAGATCGGCGTCGGCGATCCTGTCATTCGGCTCCGCCGACTCCGCTTCGTCGACACCGCCCCCTGGCTCCTCGTTGACACCGTGCTGCCCGAGCAGCGGTTTCCCAACCTCGCTCGCGCAAACCTCGAGAACCAGTCGCTCTACGATCACCTTCGCAGGCACTACGGCGTGCACCCAAGCGGCGCCGACAGGTGGATAAGTGCAGTTAACCCCTCAGGTGAGGATGCCAAGCTGCTGCAGCTGCGCCCCGAGGACCCCATCCTCGCGATCGATTCCATCGCCTGGGACGCGCAGGGAGTTCCCTTTGAGCGCTATCACGCCCTGCACCGAAGCGACGGCAATAGGTTCTACCTGGGCATTCGGTAG
- the galU gene encoding UTP--glucose-1-phosphate uridylyltransferase GalU, with amino-acid sequence MTENRASVVKAVIPAAGLGTRFLPATKAMPKEMLPIVDKPAIQYVVEEAASAGLNDVLIITGRNKDNLVNHFDGVPELEYTLQNKGDDNKLGKVHEASELAEVHFLRQGQPLGLGHAVGRARMHVGNESFAVLLGDDLIDARDPLLDRMVDVHNTRQATVVALMEVPMESIHLYGCAQVEATEDADVVRITELVEKPSREEAPSNLAIIGRYVLRPEIFDIIDDLEPGRGGEYQLTDALNVLAAGDGDAPVYGVIFKGRRYDTGDRADWIKANVLLGVDHAELGDEIRDWVIGFADKLRGE; translated from the coding sequence ATGACTGAAAACCGAGCGAGCGTCGTGAAAGCGGTGATCCCGGCGGCTGGCCTTGGCACCCGCTTCCTCCCCGCGACCAAAGCAATGCCGAAGGAAATGCTGCCGATCGTTGATAAGCCGGCGATTCAATACGTCGTCGAAGAGGCAGCGAGCGCAGGCCTGAACGATGTCCTTATCATCACCGGGCGCAACAAAGACAACCTCGTGAACCACTTCGATGGAGTTCCCGAGCTCGAGTACACGCTGCAGAACAAGGGCGACGACAACAAGCTTGGCAAGGTCCACGAGGCGAGCGAGCTTGCCGAGGTCCACTTCCTGCGACAGGGGCAGCCATTGGGTCTCGGCCACGCAGTCGGACGGGCGCGCATGCACGTAGGCAACGAGTCGTTCGCTGTGCTGCTCGGCGACGACCTGATTGACGCTCGTGACCCGCTCCTTGACCGCATGGTCGACGTGCACAACACCCGGCAGGCGACTGTCGTCGCTCTCATGGAAGTTCCGATGGAGTCCATCCACCTCTACGGCTGCGCCCAGGTCGAGGCGACCGAAGACGCCGACGTTGTGCGCATCACGGAGCTCGTCGAGAAGCCCAGCCGTGAGGAAGCGCCGTCGAACCTCGCCATCATCGGCCGGTATGTGCTGCGCCCAGAGATCTTCGACATCATCGACGACCTCGAGCCCGGCCGTGGCGGCGAGTACCAGCTCACGGACGCGCTCAATGTGCTCGCCGCTGGTGACGGCGATGCACCCGTGTACGGTGTGATCTTCAAGGGACGTCGCTATGACACCGGAGACCGAGCTGACTGGATCAAGGCGAATGTGCTCCTCGGAGTCGACCACGCCGAACTCGGTGACGAGATCCGCGACTGGGTGATCGGCTTCGCTGACAAGCTGCGCGGCGAATAG
- a CDS encoding response regulator transcription factor encodes MNIERKGPRILIVDDEPNIRELLSTSLRFAGFGVRSVGNGAQTISAVLEEEPDLIILDVMLPDMNGFSVTKRLRSAGYTAPIIFLTAKDDTEDKVEGLNVGGDDYVTKPFSLDEIIARINAVLRRTIQEDEETMLEVGPISLDQDTHEVTVSGTSVELSPTEFKLLRYLMQNANRVLSKAQILDHVWEYDFNGDAGIVESYISYLRRKLDPLTDESLIQTKRGFGYMLKADTI; translated from the coding sequence ATGAACATTGAACGAAAAGGCCCCAGGATCCTCATCGTCGATGATGAGCCCAACATTCGCGAGCTTCTCAGCACCAGCCTCCGCTTCGCCGGCTTCGGCGTGCGGTCGGTAGGCAACGGCGCGCAGACAATCTCAGCAGTCCTCGAGGAAGAGCCAGATCTCATCATCCTCGATGTGATGCTCCCTGACATGAACGGCTTCAGCGTAACCAAGCGGCTGCGCTCGGCAGGGTACACGGCGCCGATCATTTTCCTCACGGCGAAAGACGACACTGAGGACAAGGTCGAGGGTCTGAACGTTGGTGGCGACGACTACGTCACCAAGCCCTTCAGCCTCGATGAGATCATCGCCCGGATCAATGCCGTGCTTCGCCGCACGATCCAAGAGGACGAGGAGACGATGCTCGAGGTCGGGCCCATTAGCCTCGATCAAGACACACACGAAGTCACAGTCTCTGGCACATCTGTTGAGCTCTCACCGACCGAGTTCAAGCTGCTGCGCTACCTCATGCAAAACGCAAACCGCGTACTGTCGAAGGCGCAGATCCTTGACCACGTCTGGGAGTACGACTTCAACGGCGACGCAGGCATCGTTGAGTCCTACATCTCGTACCTCCGTCGCAAGCTCGACCCGCTGACCGACGAGTCCCTCATCCAGACGAAGCGTGGTTTCGGATACATGCTGAAGGCTGACACGATCTAG
- a CDS encoding FmdB family zinc ribbon protein: protein MPTYAYRCADCGHSFDIYQSFSDSTLTECPECGGDLRKVFGSLGVTFNGSGFYRTDSRSSTNGASGASNSSGSASSSS from the coding sequence GTGCCTACTTATGCTTACCGCTGCGCCGATTGCGGGCACAGCTTTGACATCTACCAGAGCTTCTCAGACTCCACGCTGACCGAGTGCCCAGAGTGCGGCGGCGACCTTCGCAAGGTGTTCGGGTCGCTCGGCGTCACATTCAATGGTTCGGGGTTTTACCGGACCGATTCACGGAGCTCTACGAACGGCGCCTCCGGGGCGAGCAACTCCTCGGGCTCGGCTTCGTCCTCTTCGTAG
- a CDS encoding GNAT family N-acetyltransferase has product MFGADGGELPSSLNAGRVGIRLIRRRDARVLEALLRDNRNWLTPWEATHPGGVGPVPGTVSLKPSIKRMLEQHRDGRGVPFVITYDGAVVGQLSASDISRGALWSASIGYWIDGGHAGRNITPTAVALAVDYLFATVGLHRVEMCIRPENAASLRIPEKLGFRYEGRRLRYIHIDGAWRDHDSFAVTREEVHGSMLSRLDASASGRTNGI; this is encoded by the coding sequence ATGTTTGGCGCTGACGGGGGAGAGCTGCCGAGCTCTTTGAACGCGGGGCGGGTCGGCATCAGGCTGATCCGCCGCCGCGATGCCCGCGTGCTTGAAGCCTTGCTCCGAGACAACAGAAACTGGTTGACCCCCTGGGAAGCGACGCACCCTGGCGGGGTGGGGCCTGTGCCCGGCACGGTCTCACTGAAGCCCTCAATTAAGCGGATGCTCGAGCAGCACCGGGACGGGCGAGGCGTGCCCTTCGTGATCACCTACGATGGGGCGGTGGTCGGCCAGCTATCGGCCTCCGACATTTCACGGGGCGCTCTGTGGTCGGCAAGCATTGGATACTGGATTGACGGCGGCCACGCAGGGCGAAACATCACGCCGACAGCGGTGGCACTCGCCGTCGACTACCTCTTCGCGACAGTCGGATTGCACAGGGTCGAGATGTGTATTCGGCCGGAGAACGCGGCGTCGCTGCGCATACCCGAGAAGCTCGGATTTCGATACGAGGGGCGCCGACTGCGCTACATCCACATTGACGGCGCCTGGCGGGATCATGACAGCTTCGCTGTCACCCGTGAAGAGGTTCACGGGTCAATGCTTTCGCGGCTCGACGCATCAGCGTCAGGGCGGACGAACGGGATCTGA
- a CDS encoding 5-formyltetrahydrofolate cyclo-ligase codes for MDEKQQLRNVVRAARLTRAHSQADSGSAADAALTENLAAVATEFGATRIACFIGVRGEPDTAAFLAWALAANIEVLLPRSRADGALEWATYVPDGLAPGAFGILEPQGPPVPDGAATAGVLFVPAAAVDETGGRLGWGRGFYDRELARIRAARTRPPSAFAVVWESEVLPAVPRELHDVPVDGAVTEATVHYFG; via the coding sequence GTGGATGAGAAGCAACAGCTACGCAATGTAGTTCGAGCAGCCCGACTCACGCGTGCCCATTCACAGGCAGACTCTGGTTCGGCCGCAGACGCAGCGCTCACCGAGAATCTTGCTGCGGTCGCAACAGAGTTCGGCGCGACCCGAATCGCGTGCTTCATCGGGGTGCGAGGTGAGCCTGACACCGCTGCGTTTCTTGCGTGGGCGCTCGCGGCGAACATCGAAGTACTCCTTCCACGTTCCCGCGCCGACGGCGCGCTCGAGTGGGCAACGTATGTGCCAGACGGGCTCGCACCGGGCGCGTTCGGGATCCTTGAGCCCCAGGGTCCACCTGTTCCAGACGGCGCTGCGACCGCGGGTGTGCTGTTTGTGCCTGCTGCCGCGGTCGACGAAACCGGCGGCAGACTCGGCTGGGGCCGCGGCTTTTACGATAGGGAGCTCGCACGGATTAGGGCGGCCCGCACCCGCCCGCCTTCCGCGTTTGCTGTTGTGTGGGAGTCCGAAGTTCTCCCGGCTGTGCCGCGGGAGCTTCACGACGTCCCAGTCGATGGGGCGGTCACCGAGGCAACTGTGCACTACTTCGGGTAG
- a CDS encoding sugar ABC transporter ATP-binding protein: MTTQTESTRVAGAKPGHDLLQATAVSKRYGNTLALAGIDITVAAGEILGLVGHNGAGKSTLMRVLAGRESTDTGTVQWHEGGAWDQRAAARAGVRMIYQELALCPDLTVAENIALSSDSASGWSWKKRAERQVTETLDRVFPGHGISIVRRTSSLSMPQRQMVEIARAMCTPKLTMLILDEPTESLSMDATRQMYAALGELAERGVGMVLISHRMQEVLANADRIAVMKDGKVVEILPATETDEDQLLSIMGGGVHADTAVMQNVEAIDDSPVAAVGETVAQIAAGDETFAVRSGEIIGLAGLAGHGQEQLLQRLWSGSRGVDVRGRRAYVPGDRQTSGIFPLWSVAENLTVSAARQLSVGGVISAARERVLAAEWVQRLNVKGGAKAPITSLSGGNQQKVLVARAFATDAPLVLLDDPFRGVDVKTKNELYALMRIEASRGRSIVWYSTENGEMAHCDRVYVFRSGRIVSELANEEISEDRIIADSFGVDPRLTEEN, translated from the coding sequence ATGACGACCCAGACGGAGAGCACCCGCGTGGCGGGGGCGAAGCCCGGGCACGACCTGCTGCAAGCGACGGCGGTGTCGAAGCGATACGGGAACACGCTCGCACTCGCGGGAATCGATATCACTGTCGCAGCGGGGGAGATCCTCGGGCTTGTCGGCCACAACGGCGCAGGCAAGAGCACGCTCATGCGCGTGCTTGCCGGCCGCGAATCAACCGACACCGGAACGGTGCAGTGGCACGAGGGCGGCGCGTGGGATCAGCGCGCCGCCGCTCGGGCCGGTGTTCGGATGATCTACCAGGAGCTCGCGCTGTGCCCTGACCTCACGGTCGCCGAGAACATCGCGTTGTCAAGTGACTCCGCCAGTGGCTGGAGCTGGAAGAAGCGTGCAGAGCGCCAGGTCACTGAGACGCTCGACAGGGTGTTCCCCGGCCACGGGATCAGCATTGTGCGGCGCACGAGTTCGCTCTCGATGCCCCAACGACAGATGGTTGAGATCGCCAGGGCGATGTGCACCCCGAAGCTCACGATGCTGATCCTTGACGAGCCAACCGAGTCGCTCAGCATGGATGCGACGCGGCAGATGTACGCGGCGCTCGGTGAGCTCGCGGAGCGTGGCGTCGGCATGGTCCTCATCTCCCACCGCATGCAGGAGGTGCTCGCGAACGCCGACCGCATCGCGGTGATGAAAGACGGCAAAGTTGTCGAGATCTTGCCCGCGACCGAGACCGACGAAGACCAACTTCTCTCAATCATGGGCGGCGGCGTCCACGCCGACACTGCGGTGATGCAGAACGTCGAAGCGATCGACGATTCTCCCGTCGCCGCAGTGGGTGAGACTGTCGCCCAGATCGCCGCCGGCGACGAAACGTTCGCCGTGCGCAGCGGCGAGATCATCGGCCTTGCGGGCCTTGCGGGGCACGGCCAGGAGCAGCTGCTGCAGCGCCTGTGGTCTGGATCGCGCGGCGTGGACGTGCGAGGCCGCAGGGCATACGTGCCTGGCGACCGCCAGACAAGCGGAATCTTCCCGCTCTGGTCTGTCGCGGAGAACCTCACGGTCTCAGCCGCCCGCCAGCTCTCCGTCGGCGGTGTGATTTCCGCAGCACGTGAGCGCGTGCTCGCTGCCGAGTGGGTGCAGCGACTCAACGTGAAGGGCGGTGCGAAGGCCCCGATCACGTCGCTCTCAGGTGGAAACCAGCAGAAGGTGCTCGTCGCGCGAGCCTTCGCGACGGATGCGCCCCTCGTGCTCCTCGACGACCCCTTCCGCGGCGTCGACGTGAAAACGAAGAACGAGCTCTACGCGCTCATGCGTATTGAGGCTTCCCGCGGGCGATCGATCGTCTGGTATTCGACTGAGAACGGCGAGATGGCCCACTGCGACCGCGTCTACGTGTTCCGCTCGGGCCGAATCGTGAGTGAGCTCGCGAACGAAGAGATTTCCGAGGATCGGATCATCGCCGACTCCTTCGGAGTAGACCCCCGGCTGACGGAGGAGAACTGA
- a CDS encoding substrate-binding domain-containing protein, whose protein sequence is MKFKINRRLIGGIAAASAAALLLAGCSGAAQPADESQAGGDPKGLKVALSNGFVNGWRLTLIDKFEQEAEKLKGEGIVSDYSVVNAPGENSATEQASQIRSLMLQNPDVLMVIPASSTALVPVVEEACTAGINVVILDADMDTSCGTVVRNDYGQWGADSLEPALEAIGGKGNVIVNRGVIGSQPEEEFNARQQEILAEHPDVKVAAEVNGFCDAATAQKEIVAILGSMPEIAAVPGCIGGMGVVQAFESANREAPVVVFDTDGKSLSFWKDKGIDNGSFAALTDPGQVIAAMYVALAKERGEEVPEQVVLPLVQVTKDSLDYWVETLGADEYAANQWDEESTDAAIKALLAGEAVQAPAQK, encoded by the coding sequence ATGAAGTTCAAGATCAACCGCCGCCTGATCGGCGGAATCGCTGCCGCGAGTGCGGCAGCGCTGCTGCTCGCCGGCTGCTCCGGCGCGGCACAGCCTGCGGACGAGAGCCAGGCTGGCGGCGACCCGAAGGGCCTGAAGGTCGCGCTGTCGAACGGGTTCGTCAACGGGTGGAGGCTCACCCTCATCGACAAGTTTGAACAGGAGGCCGAGAAGCTCAAGGGCGAGGGAATCGTCTCCGACTACTCAGTGGTGAATGCGCCCGGCGAGAACAGCGCAACAGAGCAGGCCTCGCAAATCCGCAGCCTCATGCTGCAGAACCCTGACGTACTCATGGTGATCCCTGCTTCCTCGACAGCCCTCGTGCCCGTCGTTGAAGAGGCCTGCACCGCTGGCATCAACGTCGTCATCCTCGACGCCGATATGGACACGAGCTGCGGCACTGTCGTGCGCAACGACTACGGTCAGTGGGGCGCCGACTCCCTCGAGCCCGCGCTCGAGGCCATCGGCGGCAAGGGCAACGTGATCGTCAACCGCGGCGTGATCGGCTCGCAGCCGGAGGAAGAGTTCAACGCGCGTCAGCAGGAGATCCTCGCCGAGCATCCCGACGTGAAGGTCGCGGCTGAGGTCAACGGCTTCTGCGATGCGGCGACCGCGCAGAAGGAGATCGTCGCGATCCTCGGCTCGATGCCTGAGATTGCTGCAGTTCCAGGGTGTATCGGCGGAATGGGCGTTGTGCAGGCCTTCGAGTCGGCCAACCGCGAGGCTCCCGTTGTTGTGTTCGACACCGACGGCAAGTCGCTGAGCTTCTGGAAAGACAAGGGTATTGACAACGGTTCATTCGCTGCCCTCACCGATCCGGGCCAGGTTATCGCCGCGATGTACGTCGCACTCGCGAAGGAGCGCGGCGAAGAGGTGCCCGAGCAGGTCGTGTTGCCGCTCGTCCAGGTCACCAAGGACAGCCTCGACTACTGGGTAGAGACCCTCGGCGCCGATGAGTACGCCGCGAACCAGTGGGACGAGGAGTCGACTGACGCCGCGATCAAGGCACTCCTCGCAGGCGAAGCAGTCCAGGCTCCGGCCCAGAAGTAA
- a CDS encoding DNA repair helicase XPB: MTLGPLIVQSDHTVLLEVAHPDAEDARHELAVFAELERAPEHIHTYRVTRLGLWNARAAGHTAEEILDTLNRHAKFPVPSGVASEIADTMRRYGRLTIERDAEGQLILRSDDAAIMREVSSAKKIAPLLGNKIDDLTAPVEAWARGELKQQLVARGWPAEDLAGYRPGEPYDISLEEGDWELRDYQAKAVEAFQRGGSGVVVLPCGAGKTLVGAASMAAVGAKTLILVTNAVSARQWRDELLKRTNLTEDEIGEYSGQVKEVKPVTIATYQILTSKRKGEYAHLSLLDAQDWGVIVYDEVHLLPAPVFKLTAELQARRRLGLTATLVREDGREGDVFSLIGPKRYDAAWKDIEAQGFIAPAECFEIRIDLPESERLEYAIAEDQDRYRIASSTAQKERVAREIIDRHEGESILVIGQYIDQLESMAEALDAPLITGQTPVNEREDLFNAFRSGEEKILVVSKVANFSVDLPDASVAIQISGSFGSRQEEAQRLGRLLRPKQTDVKASFYTLIARDTVDQDFAQNRQRFLAEQGYAYTILDAEDLAAVR, translated from the coding sequence ATGACTCTCGGCCCCCTCATCGTTCAGAGCGACCACACCGTGCTGCTCGAGGTAGCACACCCCGACGCTGAAGACGCGCGGCACGAACTCGCCGTCTTCGCGGAACTTGAGCGCGCCCCCGAGCACATCCACACGTACAGGGTGACACGTCTCGGGCTGTGGAATGCTCGTGCGGCAGGGCACACCGCCGAGGAGATTCTCGACACACTCAACCGTCACGCGAAGTTCCCCGTGCCGAGCGGTGTCGCATCGGAGATCGCCGACACGATGCGTCGCTACGGCAGACTCACAATCGAGCGCGACGCCGAGGGCCAGCTCATCCTCCGCTCCGACGACGCCGCAATCATGCGGGAAGTGTCGTCGGCGAAGAAAATCGCGCCCCTGCTTGGCAACAAGATCGACGACCTCACCGCCCCCGTCGAAGCCTGGGCCCGCGGTGAGCTCAAGCAGCAGCTCGTCGCCCGGGGCTGGCCGGCAGAAGACCTCGCGGGATACAGGCCAGGCGAGCCCTACGACATTTCGCTCGAGGAGGGCGACTGGGAGCTCCGCGACTACCAGGCGAAGGCAGTTGAGGCATTCCAGCGTGGCGGCTCTGGCGTTGTCGTGCTCCCCTGTGGCGCAGGCAAGACCTTGGTTGGCGCCGCATCGATGGCAGCTGTCGGCGCGAAAACACTGATCCTTGTCACCAACGCGGTGTCCGCGCGTCAGTGGCGCGACGAGCTGCTCAAGCGCACAAACCTCACCGAGGACGAGATCGGCGAGTACTCAGGCCAGGTCAAAGAGGTAAAGCCCGTTACGATCGCGACCTACCAGATCCTCACGAGCAAGCGAAAGGGCGAGTACGCGCACCTCTCGCTTCTCGATGCCCAGGATTGGGGGGTCATTGTCTACGACGAGGTGCATTTGCTCCCCGCACCCGTGTTCAAGCTGACAGCAGAGTTGCAGGCTCGCCGCCGTCTCGGCCTCACCGCGACGCTCGTGCGCGAGGACGGCCGCGAGGGCGACGTCTTCAGCCTCATCGGCCCCAAGCGCTACGACGCTGCGTGGAAAGACATCGAGGCGCAGGGCTTCATCGCGCCCGCCGAATGCTTCGAGATTCGCATCGATCTCCCCGAGAGCGAGCGGCTCGAGTACGCGATCGCTGAAGATCAGGATCGCTACCGCATCGCCTCCTCCACCGCCCAGAAGGAGCGCGTCGCCCGCGAGATCATCGACAGGCACGAGGGCGAGAGCATCCTCGTCATCGGGCAGTACATCGACCAGCTCGAGTCGATGGCTGAAGCGCTCGACGCTCCGCTCATCACCGGGCAAACCCCAGTGAATGAACGTGAGGACCTCTTTAACGCGTTCCGTTCGGGCGAGGAGAAGATTCTTGTCGTGTCAAAGGTCGCGAACTTCTCGGTCGATCTCCCCGACGCGTCGGTCGCGATCCAGATTTCCGGTTCGTTCGGCTCGCGTCAGGAGGAGGCGCAGCGCCTCGGTCGCTTGCTTCGGCCGAAGCAGACTGACGTCAAGGCGTCGTTCTACACACTCATCGCCCGCGATACTGTCGACCAGGACTTTGCGCAGAACCGACAGCGCTTTCTCGCTGAACAGGGGTATGCGTACACGATCCTCGACGCCGAGGACCTGGCGGCGGTGCGCTAG